GCTAGTATGGAAGATAAGCAGAAAGCAGCAGAAAAAGAGCTTAGTAATCTAAATAGCAAATCTAATGCCCTTGCAGATCAAGCTGCCTCCGTTAAGCAAGAAGAACAGCAATTAAAAGAAGCGCAGAAAGCTGCACTGGCAGAGGTCGAAGAAGAAACAGCTGCTGAGGCTTCAGCAAAAGTAACCTCAACATCTTCTGAAAAAACGAGCAAACCTGCTGCTAAAACTGCGAGTGCTCCAGTGGTTCAAGATTCTGCACCAAGCGGAAACAAATCACAAATAATTGAGAATGCGATAAGCTCAGGAATGAGCATTGTCGGCAGAGCCCCTTATGTATTTGGCGGCGGACGCTCGGCTTCTGATATTGCAAACAGAAGATTTGATTGTTCTTCTTTTGTAAGATGGGCTTATGATCAAGGCGGTCTTCAATTAGGCAACGGTTATGCAGCTACCACGGACACTCTTGTTGGTAAAGGCAGATCCGTAAGCACATCTGAAATGAAACGCGGAGACTTGGTTTTCTTCGACACTTATAAAACGAACGGTCACGTTGGAATCTATCTAGGAAACGGTAAATTCTTAAACAGCAATTCATCTGACGGCGTATCAGTAGACTCTATGAGCAGCTCCTATTGGGGCGGACACTTTAGTGGTGTCGTGAAAAGAGTCGTTGAATAGTAATTAATTTCCCATAACAGCAATCTCTTAAACACTGAAATTAGGAGATTGCTGTTTTTTT
This window of the Bacillus gobiensis genome carries:
- a CDS encoding coiled-coil domain-containing protein, with protein sequence MKKKIITIGLVSVIGTSGLILPFGNTASATNIQEKKQEIERKKSDVDNSISEKKAEIEKFKEDLKKIQKEIMALDTKALDTSSKIENKKDENEETKQQIEKLKAEIKETEERIEKRNKVLQERVRTMQENGGSLGYIDVLLGSESFGDFINRASAVTTIVSADKDLLAAQEEDKKKLQVSESDLNSKLEKIQNTLSELEGLQAELDKQMEDQDALFASMEDKQKAAEKELSNLNSKSNALADQAASVKQEEQQLKEAQKAALAEVEEETAAEASAKVTSTSSEKTSKPAAKTASAPVVQDSAPSGNKSQIIENAISSGMSIVGRAPYVFGGGRSASDIANRRFDCSSFVRWAYDQGGLQLGNGYAATTDTLVGKGRSVSTSEMKRGDLVFFDTYKTNGHVGIYLGNGKFLNSNSSDGVSVDSMSSSYWGGHFSGVVKRVVE